The sequence TGCTGTCGCGGCAGATGCCGGTGGACGCGATCTATCTCGACCTGCACGGCGCGGGCGTCAGCGAGGATTTCGAGGACGCCGAAGGCGAGCTCCTGCGCCGCATTCGCGCGTGTGTCGGCGACAAGGTGCCCATCGTGATCAGCCTCGACTATCACTCCAACGTCACGAAGCAGATGGTGGAGATGACCGACGGGCTCATCGGCTACCAGACCTATCCGCACGTCGATCGCATCGAGACCGGGCAGCGCTCGGCGAACGTGATGCGCACGGTCCTGCAACGCGGCCGGCCTTCGGCGCGCGTGCTGCGGCGCATTCCGTTCCTCATCCCGCTCAACTCGCAGTGCACGATGATCGATCCGTCGAAGCTCATCATCGAGCGCGCGGAGTCGCTCGAAGGTGGCGACATCCTGAACGTGTCCTATCTTGCGGGCTTTCCGCCGGCGGACCTCGCCGAATGCGGGCCGTCGGTGAGCGTGCATGCGTACTCGCAGGAGAAGGCCGATGCGGCGGCCGACGCGCTCGCGCGAGAGATCGAAGCGCGCGAAGCCGAGTTCGCGCAGCCGCTGCTCGATCCGGACGAAGCGGTGCGGCAGGCGATGCGCATCGCGTCGGAAGCGAAGAAGCCGGTGGTGATCGCCGATACGCAGGACAATCCCGGCGCCGGCGGCACCGGCGACACGACGGGGCTGCTCGCCGCGCTCGTGCGCAACAAGGCGAACGCGACGCTGGGCTACTTCTTCGATGCCGATGCCGCCGCGGCCGCGCATCGCGCGGGGGAAGGCGCGGAGATCGAGATCGCGCTCGGCGGCAAGTTCGGGATCGAAGGCGATGCGCCGTACAAGGCGAAGTTCCGCGTGCTCAAGCTCGGCGACGGCAAGATGCGCACGACCGGGCCGTCGGTCGGCGGCCGCAACATCGACCTCGGTCCGATGGCGCTGCTGGGCATCGGCGACGTGAAGATCGCCGTCACCACCAAGCGCATGCAGGCGCACGACCAGGCGCCGTTCAGGCATCTGGGCATCGAGCCTGTCACCGAGAAGATCCTCGCGTTGAAGAGCACCGTGCACTTCCGTGCCGACTTCCAGCCGATCGCGCAGGAAGTGCTCGTCGCGGTCGCGCCGGGCGGGCACATCGTCGATCCGACGAAGTACGCCTATCGCAAGCTGCGGAAAGGGGTCAGGCTGTATCCGCTGGGTCCGGTTTACGGCGAGAAGTGACGGATAAAAGCGGTGACGGATAAAGCGGTGACGGATAAAGCGGTGACGGATAAAGCGGTGACGGATAAAGCGGTGACGGATAAAGCGGTGACGGATGAAGCAGTGACGGGCGAGACGCTGACGAAAACCGGTGACATGAACCGGTGACGAGAAGCGGTGACGCAGGGTTTACCAATGAAAATTCCCTCCCCCTCAGGGGGAGGGTTAGGGTGGGGGCGGGTTTCGCTTTATCGTCCGCCGCTCGATCCGCAGCAACACCGAGAGGATCAACAGCGCGATCAGCGTCGCGGTGATCGCGGTCAGCTCGCTGCCCAGCCCGCATGCCGTCGCCACTGCCGCGGTCGTCCACAGGCTCGCGGCCGTGGTCAGGCCGCGCACTTCCTCGCTCCGACTTTGCTTGATGATCGCCCCCGCGCCGAGGAAGCCGATCCCGGCGAATACGCCCTGGATGACCCGGCTCACGTCCTCGGAGTCCATGCCCGATTGCTGCGCCGCTACCACGATGAGCGCCACCCCGAGCGCGATGATCATGTGGGTGCGCAGGCCCGCGGTGCTGCCGCGCACCTCGCGCTCGTAACCGATCAGGGCGGCGAGACCGACCGCGAGCAGCACGCGCAGCAGCAGGCGCGTGACGTCCGAAGCGTCGGCGAGGTCCGAGAACTCTTCGCGCAGCGTCTCGACAACTTTTTCCAGCATCCTTAATCTCCGACAGAGACCGCGCGTCAGGCAAGCGCCGGACCCAACCACCCGAGGGAGGACTCATGAATCGTAATGACATCAGGATCCGTTCGAGCGACGGCGGCGAGTTCGATTGCTACGTCGTGCAACCCGACGGTCAGGGACAAGTCCCGGCGGTGGTCATCGCCGCGGCGGTCCACGGCGTCGACGAGGACGTCCGTCAGATCGCCGACGAGCTCGCCTCGCACGGCTATATCGTCGCCGCACCGGATCTCTTCTGGCGCACCATCCCCGGTCCGCTCGGACGCGACGACAACCGCACCAAGGAGCGCTCGCAGCCGCGGCTGCCCAGGATCAAGGCCGGCGAGACCGACATGCGCGACGCGCTCGGCGAAGTGAAGAAGATCGCGCGCTTCAACGGCAATGCGATCGCGATGGGTTTCTGCTACGGCGGGCCGTACGCCATCCTCGGGCCGAAGCGCCTCGGCTACGCGGGCGGCGTCTCGTGCCACGGCACGAGCATGCTCGATTTCATCGGGGAGCTCGAAGGCGTGACGCAGCCGGTGCTCATCGTCTGGGGCGACCAGGACCACGCCGCGCCGCCGCCGGTGCAGGAAGCGTATCGCGAGATCGACAAGAAGATGCCTAACGTCGACGTGCACATCTTCCCCGGCGTGCTGCACGGTTACATGATGCCCGGCAGCGTGAAAGCCTACGACCAGAAGACCCGCGACTTCACGATGCAGAAGACGCTGGCGATGCTGGAATCGCTGAAGGCGAAGGAGGCGGTGACCGCTCAGTGAGCCGTCCTCGGCGACGACGCGAGGATTCGTTCAAAGGCGCAGGGACGTCGCTGACGCTCGGAGACCGGCTGAAGTACGGCGCCATCGGCGCCGGCTTCGGCGCCGTGTCGGGTGTCGGGCTGTTGCTCGTCGCGCTCTTCGCTTTGGCGCTGCCCGTCCGGCCGCCGGACATCCTGGGGTTCTCCACGGTGTACTTCGGAGTCCTCGGTTTCCTGGTCGGTGAATTCATCGGCGATCTGTTCGCAGCCTCGATCGGAGGGCTGCTCGACATACTCGCGTTCGACTACTACGCGCCGACGCAACGCCCTGCGGTGTTCACCGACGGGCGTACTTTTCGACCGGTGTGGATCCTGATCGCGTTCGTCGGGTGGCTCGTCGCGTCGTGGCTGATCTACCTGCGCTAAATGTGACTCTGACCCGGATTTTCGGGTTTCCACCAACCGAGGTAGGCGATCGCAGCCCCGACGAGCGCGAACAAGACACCCATCGCCATCACCAGCACGCTGCCGGTGATGGCCCCTTCCGTTGCAGCGCGGTTCGTCTGCGGTTCGCCGGCGAGATAGCGCACGTCGATCGTGTTTCCGCGTTTCGCGCCTTCCCACGCTTCCATGCCCACAGCCGCTTCGCCGTCGACCGATCGCCCATCCGGCGTGGTGAAGCGGTACAGCACGAGGTACCGGGTGCGCGTGTTCCCGCTGCGCTGCGCTTCCTGCACGCGCTTGTCGACGATGCGCGCCTGCGCCTCGCGCCCTTCGGCGGCATAGCGGCGCTCGTGCAACACGTCGAGCGTGCCGTCGATCAGAGCGGCGCCGCCGGCCACGAAGAACACCCCGCCGAAGAAGAGCGCCCAGCGCGACGGTTCGGGCGTGCGCGCCGCGGCGGGTTGCACCATCGGGGGGTTCGCCGTTCGCGCAGCCGACGCACGAGTGCGTCGCGTCGCGTTGCGTCGCCATCTCGGCCAACCCCGGATACCTGCGAACGCGCTCGCGAGCATCCCGATGCCTCCGAGCGCGAGCAGTGCGATCGGTCCGGTCCATTCGCCGCCTTCGCTGCC comes from Burkholderiales bacterium and encodes:
- a CDS encoding M81 family metallopeptidase, which translates into the protein MARIAVGGFHHETNCFVPTRTDFEYFAAHRDRPPLVRGPEVLEWLGNTSFALSGFLQSMGPSHDYVPLIWTSGGAGGYVTRDAFERIAGEMVGMLSRQMPVDAIYLDLHGAGVSEDFEDAEGELLRRIRACVGDKVPIVISLDYHSNVTKQMVEMTDGLIGYQTYPHVDRIETGQRSANVMRTVLQRGRPSARVLRRIPFLIPLNSQCTMIDPSKLIIERAESLEGGDILNVSYLAGFPPADLAECGPSVSVHAYSQEKADAAADALAREIEAREAEFAQPLLDPDEAVRQAMRIASEAKKPVVIADTQDNPGAGGTGDTTGLLAALVRNKANATLGYFFDADAAAAAHRAGEGAEIEIALGGKFGIEGDAPYKAKFRVLKLGDGKMRTTGPSVGGRNIDLGPMALLGIGDVKIAVTTKRMQAHDQAPFRHLGIEPVTEKILALKSTVHFRADFQPIAQEVLVAVAPGGHIVDPTKYAYRKLRKGVRLYPLGPVYGEK
- a CDS encoding MgtC/SapB family protein — protein: MLEKVVETLREEFSDLADASDVTRLLLRVLLAVGLAALIGYEREVRGSTAGLRTHMIIALGVALIVVAAQQSGMDSEDVSRVIQGVFAGIGFLGAGAIIKQSRSEEVRGLTTAASLWTTAAVATACGLGSELTAITATLIALLILSVLLRIERRTIKRNPPPP
- a CDS encoding dienelactone hydrolase family protein, which codes for MNRNDIRIRSSDGGEFDCYVVQPDGQGQVPAVVIAAAVHGVDEDVRQIADELASHGYIVAAPDLFWRTIPGPLGRDDNRTKERSQPRLPRIKAGETDMRDALGEVKKIARFNGNAIAMGFCYGGPYAILGPKRLGYAGGVSCHGTSMLDFIGELEGVTQPVLIVWGDQDHAAPPPVQEAYREIDKKMPNVDVHIFPGVLHGYMMPGSVKAYDQKTRDFTMQKTLAMLESLKAKEAVTAQ